A single Brienomyrus brachyistius isolate T26 chromosome 11, BBRACH_0.4, whole genome shotgun sequence DNA region contains:
- the LOC125751971 gene encoding alpha-protein kinase 3-like isoform X2 yields MGSRRPLSRSYSGNGRSGSLNGEETLIQGSRGDGRGYQPSVRAESRSTLCSVMAQLTEETQPSFETTLKSKAVSETCNVKFTCAVTGHPPPELTWYKDDMEMDRYCGLPKYEIFRNGKTHSLHIYNCTEEDAAIYQASARNAKGIVSCSGVLEVGTMNEYQIHQRFFAKLKQKAESKRKELEDGRQRGKEDARGGGERQHAAEPEASQATRQSLVREDKLKAPSLGRQFENRLDHEPQEATGPEAPAEIANGFPAETNEADCTPVQADAVKDKSKQAPTHTYESIENSSTKQLRKELPAKKKTNVCNGMDSGKGLRVSESKASSTEEGSEGRMSLAQYMAESLRSQALESEAEDRGTDACASKWPEAEAKHTGTSTEVEPWAPEARQTPGSNSQSPLTSMFFSLRDIFFGSMNKKEGEQGGSAGKADDLDEIRGEKTEGVVPSQQGVDDKAEEAVTMEINEELLSEDVRGGNRRPQESAQEPHEDSLEQDSVTPGSHGREITGIRGWESPAPEPGEQAGAEQVVQGTCRSPERTAKALPTALCAEDQDEPTKQDTSFVSRALDEHGSPEEWTKADAQNAETLQSQATGDVARRECSQSESSNVESTSVMEKASERMTSPKVSQGSLENTSEVQESVGDEESSGKSTTPSFTEVERADEQEVGNTDSQQTEIKPAQDLLSEENYSTTPETHKLMSLESPHLQLQDDVRLDTGMTEPEVELHESAETSLEPSIIEFFIPDVEDQEHLKTPHVLLQVNDGGELPCENTSVTKQSYLELPQVQPGEALEPLNSESHPAVILKSRREGATSPTPREVEDMTHKIKELKRDSSSATETPSEGIRETFSTSDHGELGETEVAPEIEVFSVATPMQEEVPKLVTAVDTPLLITRTGDDRYSKAEAKDSTSLVSLLREVKSSLDTEGRSMSPSLGNKEKTSSLLKPTYKNPDAREPKELHSRAVLTEMLSPERASSPDMLLSPPESPLRKIPLLSVTEADSDDRPKGGRADSPYTGPLKKDEPANKTSRPTSPLLPPLSPTMKRRFAAKGVSCLDTQGPTAIPVIQTEGAIPAGGRGEEQSCRNTTVATTAGESSPHLRRAGSLSLIPSATPVELALGARRKILIPKGKEEADNTTTDSQAKRDGMPRRCRSSLEQETPYSSPGQTRRSSFSQTPPPERRSPLVNRRKAALDVPPQLEKSGETNDSETGTKSMEKEKANPFKAPQVIRKIRGEPFSDTAGHLKLWCQFFNVLSDSTIKWYRDETEIAEVTRRSGDETQVALAIVQASSRDCGVYSCSIKNEFGADSTDFLLSVDMLSEFFLREDLGIGEEVEMTPMTFNKGLADSGSWGDKFFGRIVIQEAHLGGSCTHKACRAKVIYGLEPVFDSGSTCIIKVRNPIAYGTKEDSNLTERNLDITKEDCKVQNMAREYCKIFAAEARLIEGFGPALEVIPLYLIYRPANSVPYGTVEADLKGVFLRYSLMDSAGRLIMRNVSLLEQKCCAFQHWIHQWTNGNLLATHLEGVDHKITNIGIATKTKGYQGFSDIAKPQLFQQFVAQHQCNQYCGLLGLRSLKTTDSLQPPAKPKGSRSPLQGRKLGPGSSSPQAARKATSSPKVARKTESGESTAKHKTVEPPKIVRMR; encoded by the exons GTCACCCGCCGCCTGAGCTCACCTGGTATAAAGACGACATGGAGATGGACCGGTACTGCGGCCTTCCAAAATATGAGATATTCCGCAACGGGAAGACCCACTCGCTCCATATTTACAA CTGCACAGAGGAAGACGCCGCCATCTACCAGGCCTCGGCCCGGAATGCCAAGGGCATcgtgtcctgctctggggtgctGGAGGTGGGCACCATGAACGAGTACCAGATACACCAGAGGTTCTTTGCCAAACTGAAGCAGAAAGCCGAGAGCAAACGGAAGGAGCTAGAAGATGGACGGCAGCGTGGCAAGGAGGATGCTCGTGGCGGGGGAGAGCGACAGCATGCCGCCGAGCCGGAGGCCTCGCAGGCGACGCGGCAATCTCTGGTCAGGGAGGACAAGCTGAAAGCGCCGTCACTGGGCAGGCAGTTTGAGAACAGGCTGGACCATGAACCCCAAGAAGCCACGGGGCCAGAGGCCCCGGCGGAGATAGCCaatggcttccctgctgagactaacGAAGCTGACTGCACACCTGTGCAAGCGGATGCTGtgaaagacaagagcaaacAGGCTCCGACACACACCTATGAGAGCATAGAGAACAGCTCCACCAAGCAGCTGAGGAAGGAATTGCCAGCCAAGAAGAAGACTAATGTCTGCAATGGCATGGACAGTGGGAAAGGGCTCCGCGTGTCCGAGAGCAAGGCCAGCAGCACGGAGGAAGGGAGCGAGGGAAGAATGAGCCTGGCACAGTACATGGCGGAATCCCTGCGTTCTCAGGCCCTGGAAAGCGAGGCGGAGGACAGGGGGACCGACGCATGTGCCAGCAAGTGGCCAGAGGCAGAGGCCAAGCACACGGGGACCAGTACCGAGGTGGAGCCCTGGGCCCCGGAGGCTCGGCAAACCCCGGGCTCAAACTCACAGTCACCCCTAACGTCCATGTTCTTCTCCCTGAGAGACATTTTCTTCGGAAGCATGAACAAGAAGGAGGGAGAGCAAGGAGGGTCCGCTGGAAAAGCGGACGACCTTGATGAGATAAGGGGTGAGAAAACAGAAGGAGTTGTCCCATCCCAGCAAGGAGTGGATGACAAAGCAGAGGAAGCAGTCACAATGGAGATTAATGAAGAGCTACTCTCTGAAGACGTCAGGGGTGGAAACAGACGACCTCAAGAATCGGCTCAAGAACCCCATGAAGATTCACTGGAACAGGACAGTGTGACCCCTGGCAGTCATGGGCGGGAAATTACGGGGATAAGAGGCTGGGAGTCTCCGGCACCAGAACCCGGAGAGCAGGCGGGTGCTGAGCAGGTGGTGCAGGGAACGTGCAGGAGCCCGGAGAGGACGGCAAAGGCCCTGCCCACAGCGCTGTGTGCT GAAGACCAAGATGAACCCACTAAACAAGACACATCCTTCGTCTCACGTGCCCTGGATGAACACGGGTCACCTGAAGAGTGGACCAAAGCGGACGCCCAAAATGCTGAGACGTTGCAGAGCCAGGCCACCGGTGATGTAGCTCGGCGTGAATGTTCTCAGTCTGAGAGCTCAAACGTGGAAAGCACCAGTGTAATGGAAAAGGCTTCGGAAAGGATGACTTCACCAAAGGTGAGCCAAGGCTCGCTGGAAAACACGAGTGAAGTTCAGGAAAGTGTGGGTGACGAGGAAAGTAGTGGGAAGAGCACAACACCAAGCTTCACTGAAGTAGAGAGGGCTGATGAACAAGAGGTAGGAAACACAGATAGTCAGCAGACTGAAATCAAGCCAGCACAAGACCTTCTATCTGAGGAAAACTACAGTACTACACCAGAGACACACAAACTAATGTCCCTGGAATCACCGCACCTACAGTTACAGGACGACGTTAGACTGGATACAGGCATGACAGAACCTGAAGTGGAACTTCACGAATCTGCTGAAACAAGTCTGGAACCTTCCATCATAGAATTTTTCATACCAGATGTAGAAGACCAAGAGCATTTAAAGACGCCGCATGTACTGTTACAAGTTAATGATGGTGGTGAGCTACCATGTGAAAACACATCTGTCACTAAGCAGTCATATTTGGAGCTGCCGCAGGTACAGCCAGGGGAAGCCCTGGAGCCACTGAACAGTGAAAGTCACCCTGCAGTAATTCTGAAAAGTCGCAGGGAGGGAGCGACCTCCCCAACACCAAGGGAAGTGGAAGACATGACACATAAGATTAAAGAATTAAAGAGAGATTCTAGCAGTGCCACAGAGACTCCAAGTGAGGGTATCAGAGAAACATTCTCCACTAGCGATCATGGTGAGCTTGGAGAGACAGAAGTTGCACCTGAAATAGAAGTGTTTTCTGTGGCTACACCAATGCAAGAGGAGGTACCAAAGCTGGTGACCGCTGTGGATACTCCTCTTTTGATTACACGCACGGGAGATGATCGGTATTCCAAAGCGGAAGCAAAGGACTCTACGTCATTGGTCAGCCTTCTCCGGGAAGTCAAAAGCAGCCTTGACACAGAGGGCAGAAGCATGTCTCCATCTTTAGGAAACAAAGAGAAGACCAGTTCACTTCTGAAGCCCACTTACAAGAACCCAGATGCAAGAGAACCAAAGGAACTCCATTCCAGGGCTGTTCTGACTGAAATGCTCTCACCTGAACGAGCAAGTTCTCCAGATATGCTTCTGAGTCCACCTGAGTCCCCTCTCAGAAAAATCCCACTCCTTAGTGTAACTGAAGCAGACAGTGATGACCGGCCCAAAGGAGGCAGAGCGGACTCTCCTTATACCGGGCCTCTTAAGAAAGACGAACCTGCAAACAAAACATCGAGACCCACAAGCCCGCTGCTGCCTCCGCTGAGTCCTACAATGAAGCGCAGATTTGCTGCAAAGGGGGTTTCCTGTTTGGACACTCAGGGGCCAACAGCCATTCCCGTGATTCAGACAGAGGGTGCCATACCAGCAGGGGGACGGGGTGAGGAGCAGAGCTGTAGGAACACCACAGTAGCTACCACTGCTGGTGAGAGCAGCCCCCACCTGAGGAGGGCCGGCAGCCTGAGCCTCATCCCCTCAGCTACCCCAGTGGAGCTGGCTTTGGGGGCACGCCGCAAAATCCTCATACCCAAAGGCAAAGAGGAGGCGGACAACACGACGACGGACAGCCAAGCGAAGAGGGACGGGATGCCCAGGAGATGCCGGTCCTCCCTGGAACAGGAAACACCCTACAGTTCACCTGGGCAGACCCGGAGGTCATCTTTCTCACAGACCCCCCCACCAGAGAGACGATCCCCCCTGGTCAATCGCAGGAAGGCTGCACTCGATGTACCACCACAGCTGGAGAAATCAGGAGAGACTAACGATTCAGAGACCGGTACAAAGTccatggagaaggaaaaggcgAATCCCTTCAAAG CTCCTCAGGTCATCCGTAAGATCAGGGGGGAGCCTTTCTCTGACACAGCGGGACACTTGAAGCTTTGGTGCCAGTTTTTCAACGTGCTCAGTGACTCCACAATCAAGTGGTATCGAGACGAAACTGAGATCGCGGAAGTGACCAGAAG GTCAGGAGACGAGACCCAGGTGGCATTAGCCATTGTCCAAGCATCCAGCAGGGACTGTGGGGTGTACAGCTGTTCAATTAAGAATGAGTTTGGGGCAGACTCCACGGACTTCCTGCTCAGTGTCGACA TGCTGTCAGAGTTCTTCCTGCGAGAAGATCTGGGAA TTGGGGAGGAGGTGGAGATGACACCGATGACCTTCAACAAAGGCCTGGCTGACTCTGGCTCCTGGGGAGACAAGTTCTTTGGACGTATTGTGATACAGGAGGCCCACTTAGGAGGGAGCTGTACTCACAAGGCCTGCAGGGCAAAGGTCATCTATGGATTAGAGCCCGTCTTTGATTCAGGGAGCACCTGCATCATTAAAGTACGAAACCCCATTGCATATGGGACCAAGGAGGACAGCAATCTGACTGAGCGAAACTTAGACATTACCAAGGAG GACTGCAAGGTGCAGAACATGGCTCGAGAATACTGTAAGATATTCGCTGCTGAAGCGCGGCTGATAGAAGGCTTCGGGCCGGCACTGGA AGTCATTCCCCTCTACCTGATTTACCGGCCTGCTAACTCTGTGCCCTATGGCACTGTGGAGGCTGACCTGAAGGGTGTGTTTCTCCGGTACTCGCTGATGGACAGTGCAGGCCGGCTGATCATGAGAAACGTGTCCCTGCTGGAGCAGAAGTGCTGTGCTTTCCAGCACTGGATCCACCAGTGGACCAATGGCAACCTGTTAGCCACTCATCTGGAAG GAGTGGATCACAAGATAACTAACATTGGAAtagcaacaaaaacaaaagg GTATCAGGGCTTCTCAGACATTGCAAAGCCACAGCTGTTCCAGCAGTTTGTTGCTCAGCACCAGTGTAACCAGTACTGTGGTCTCTTGGGTCTACGCTCACTGAAAACCACTGACTCCCTGCAGCCACCAGCCAAGCCCAAGGGCTCCCGGAGCCCCCTGCAGGGACGGAAACTGGGTCCTGGGTCCTCAAgcccacaggcagccagaaaagCTACCTCTAGCCCCAAGGTAGCCAGGAAAACAGAGTCTGGGGAATCAACAGCAAAGCATAAAACTGTGGAGCCCCCCAAGATTGTCAGAATGAGGTAA
- the LOC125751971 gene encoding alpha-protein kinase 3-like isoform X1 — MGSRRPLSRSYSGNGRSGSLNGEETLIQGSRGDGRGYQPSVRAESSLSSHRVSLYRPLRSTLCSVMAQLTEETQPSFETTLKSKAVSETCNVKFTCAVTGHPPPELTWYKDDMEMDRYCGLPKYEIFRNGKTHSLHIYNCTEEDAAIYQASARNAKGIVSCSGVLEVGTMNEYQIHQRFFAKLKQKAESKRKELEDGRQRGKEDARGGGERQHAAEPEASQATRQSLVREDKLKAPSLGRQFENRLDHEPQEATGPEAPAEIANGFPAETNEADCTPVQADAVKDKSKQAPTHTYESIENSSTKQLRKELPAKKKTNVCNGMDSGKGLRVSESKASSTEEGSEGRMSLAQYMAESLRSQALESEAEDRGTDACASKWPEAEAKHTGTSTEVEPWAPEARQTPGSNSQSPLTSMFFSLRDIFFGSMNKKEGEQGGSAGKADDLDEIRGEKTEGVVPSQQGVDDKAEEAVTMEINEELLSEDVRGGNRRPQESAQEPHEDSLEQDSVTPGSHGREITGIRGWESPAPEPGEQAGAEQVVQGTCRSPERTAKALPTALCAEDQDEPTKQDTSFVSRALDEHGSPEEWTKADAQNAETLQSQATGDVARRECSQSESSNVESTSVMEKASERMTSPKVSQGSLENTSEVQESVGDEESSGKSTTPSFTEVERADEQEVGNTDSQQTEIKPAQDLLSEENYSTTPETHKLMSLESPHLQLQDDVRLDTGMTEPEVELHESAETSLEPSIIEFFIPDVEDQEHLKTPHVLLQVNDGGELPCENTSVTKQSYLELPQVQPGEALEPLNSESHPAVILKSRREGATSPTPREVEDMTHKIKELKRDSSSATETPSEGIRETFSTSDHGELGETEVAPEIEVFSVATPMQEEVPKLVTAVDTPLLITRTGDDRYSKAEAKDSTSLVSLLREVKSSLDTEGRSMSPSLGNKEKTSSLLKPTYKNPDAREPKELHSRAVLTEMLSPERASSPDMLLSPPESPLRKIPLLSVTEADSDDRPKGGRADSPYTGPLKKDEPANKTSRPTSPLLPPLSPTMKRRFAAKGVSCLDTQGPTAIPVIQTEGAIPAGGRGEEQSCRNTTVATTAGESSPHLRRAGSLSLIPSATPVELALGARRKILIPKGKEEADNTTTDSQAKRDGMPRRCRSSLEQETPYSSPGQTRRSSFSQTPPPERRSPLVNRRKAALDVPPQLEKSGETNDSETGTKSMEKEKANPFKAPQVIRKIRGEPFSDTAGHLKLWCQFFNVLSDSTIKWYRDETEIAEVTRRSGDETQVALAIVQASSRDCGVYSCSIKNEFGADSTDFLLSVDMLSEFFLREDLGIGEEVEMTPMTFNKGLADSGSWGDKFFGRIVIQEAHLGGSCTHKACRAKVIYGLEPVFDSGSTCIIKVRNPIAYGTKEDSNLTERNLDITKEDCKVQNMAREYCKIFAAEARLIEGFGPALEVIPLYLIYRPANSVPYGTVEADLKGVFLRYSLMDSAGRLIMRNVSLLEQKCCAFQHWIHQWTNGNLLATHLEGVDHKITNIGIATKTKGYQGFSDIAKPQLFQQFVAQHQCNQYCGLLGLRSLKTTDSLQPPAKPKGSRSPLQGRKLGPGSSSPQAARKATSSPKVARKTESGESTAKHKTVEPPKIVRMR, encoded by the exons GTCACCCGCCGCCTGAGCTCACCTGGTATAAAGACGACATGGAGATGGACCGGTACTGCGGCCTTCCAAAATATGAGATATTCCGCAACGGGAAGACCCACTCGCTCCATATTTACAA CTGCACAGAGGAAGACGCCGCCATCTACCAGGCCTCGGCCCGGAATGCCAAGGGCATcgtgtcctgctctggggtgctGGAGGTGGGCACCATGAACGAGTACCAGATACACCAGAGGTTCTTTGCCAAACTGAAGCAGAAAGCCGAGAGCAAACGGAAGGAGCTAGAAGATGGACGGCAGCGTGGCAAGGAGGATGCTCGTGGCGGGGGAGAGCGACAGCATGCCGCCGAGCCGGAGGCCTCGCAGGCGACGCGGCAATCTCTGGTCAGGGAGGACAAGCTGAAAGCGCCGTCACTGGGCAGGCAGTTTGAGAACAGGCTGGACCATGAACCCCAAGAAGCCACGGGGCCAGAGGCCCCGGCGGAGATAGCCaatggcttccctgctgagactaacGAAGCTGACTGCACACCTGTGCAAGCGGATGCTGtgaaagacaagagcaaacAGGCTCCGACACACACCTATGAGAGCATAGAGAACAGCTCCACCAAGCAGCTGAGGAAGGAATTGCCAGCCAAGAAGAAGACTAATGTCTGCAATGGCATGGACAGTGGGAAAGGGCTCCGCGTGTCCGAGAGCAAGGCCAGCAGCACGGAGGAAGGGAGCGAGGGAAGAATGAGCCTGGCACAGTACATGGCGGAATCCCTGCGTTCTCAGGCCCTGGAAAGCGAGGCGGAGGACAGGGGGACCGACGCATGTGCCAGCAAGTGGCCAGAGGCAGAGGCCAAGCACACGGGGACCAGTACCGAGGTGGAGCCCTGGGCCCCGGAGGCTCGGCAAACCCCGGGCTCAAACTCACAGTCACCCCTAACGTCCATGTTCTTCTCCCTGAGAGACATTTTCTTCGGAAGCATGAACAAGAAGGAGGGAGAGCAAGGAGGGTCCGCTGGAAAAGCGGACGACCTTGATGAGATAAGGGGTGAGAAAACAGAAGGAGTTGTCCCATCCCAGCAAGGAGTGGATGACAAAGCAGAGGAAGCAGTCACAATGGAGATTAATGAAGAGCTACTCTCTGAAGACGTCAGGGGTGGAAACAGACGACCTCAAGAATCGGCTCAAGAACCCCATGAAGATTCACTGGAACAGGACAGTGTGACCCCTGGCAGTCATGGGCGGGAAATTACGGGGATAAGAGGCTGGGAGTCTCCGGCACCAGAACCCGGAGAGCAGGCGGGTGCTGAGCAGGTGGTGCAGGGAACGTGCAGGAGCCCGGAGAGGACGGCAAAGGCCCTGCCCACAGCGCTGTGTGCT GAAGACCAAGATGAACCCACTAAACAAGACACATCCTTCGTCTCACGTGCCCTGGATGAACACGGGTCACCTGAAGAGTGGACCAAAGCGGACGCCCAAAATGCTGAGACGTTGCAGAGCCAGGCCACCGGTGATGTAGCTCGGCGTGAATGTTCTCAGTCTGAGAGCTCAAACGTGGAAAGCACCAGTGTAATGGAAAAGGCTTCGGAAAGGATGACTTCACCAAAGGTGAGCCAAGGCTCGCTGGAAAACACGAGTGAAGTTCAGGAAAGTGTGGGTGACGAGGAAAGTAGTGGGAAGAGCACAACACCAAGCTTCACTGAAGTAGAGAGGGCTGATGAACAAGAGGTAGGAAACACAGATAGTCAGCAGACTGAAATCAAGCCAGCACAAGACCTTCTATCTGAGGAAAACTACAGTACTACACCAGAGACACACAAACTAATGTCCCTGGAATCACCGCACCTACAGTTACAGGACGACGTTAGACTGGATACAGGCATGACAGAACCTGAAGTGGAACTTCACGAATCTGCTGAAACAAGTCTGGAACCTTCCATCATAGAATTTTTCATACCAGATGTAGAAGACCAAGAGCATTTAAAGACGCCGCATGTACTGTTACAAGTTAATGATGGTGGTGAGCTACCATGTGAAAACACATCTGTCACTAAGCAGTCATATTTGGAGCTGCCGCAGGTACAGCCAGGGGAAGCCCTGGAGCCACTGAACAGTGAAAGTCACCCTGCAGTAATTCTGAAAAGTCGCAGGGAGGGAGCGACCTCCCCAACACCAAGGGAAGTGGAAGACATGACACATAAGATTAAAGAATTAAAGAGAGATTCTAGCAGTGCCACAGAGACTCCAAGTGAGGGTATCAGAGAAACATTCTCCACTAGCGATCATGGTGAGCTTGGAGAGACAGAAGTTGCACCTGAAATAGAAGTGTTTTCTGTGGCTACACCAATGCAAGAGGAGGTACCAAAGCTGGTGACCGCTGTGGATACTCCTCTTTTGATTACACGCACGGGAGATGATCGGTATTCCAAAGCGGAAGCAAAGGACTCTACGTCATTGGTCAGCCTTCTCCGGGAAGTCAAAAGCAGCCTTGACACAGAGGGCAGAAGCATGTCTCCATCTTTAGGAAACAAAGAGAAGACCAGTTCACTTCTGAAGCCCACTTACAAGAACCCAGATGCAAGAGAACCAAAGGAACTCCATTCCAGGGCTGTTCTGACTGAAATGCTCTCACCTGAACGAGCAAGTTCTCCAGATATGCTTCTGAGTCCACCTGAGTCCCCTCTCAGAAAAATCCCACTCCTTAGTGTAACTGAAGCAGACAGTGATGACCGGCCCAAAGGAGGCAGAGCGGACTCTCCTTATACCGGGCCTCTTAAGAAAGACGAACCTGCAAACAAAACATCGAGACCCACAAGCCCGCTGCTGCCTCCGCTGAGTCCTACAATGAAGCGCAGATTTGCTGCAAAGGGGGTTTCCTGTTTGGACACTCAGGGGCCAACAGCCATTCCCGTGATTCAGACAGAGGGTGCCATACCAGCAGGGGGACGGGGTGAGGAGCAGAGCTGTAGGAACACCACAGTAGCTACCACTGCTGGTGAGAGCAGCCCCCACCTGAGGAGGGCCGGCAGCCTGAGCCTCATCCCCTCAGCTACCCCAGTGGAGCTGGCTTTGGGGGCACGCCGCAAAATCCTCATACCCAAAGGCAAAGAGGAGGCGGACAACACGACGACGGACAGCCAAGCGAAGAGGGACGGGATGCCCAGGAGATGCCGGTCCTCCCTGGAACAGGAAACACCCTACAGTTCACCTGGGCAGACCCGGAGGTCATCTTTCTCACAGACCCCCCCACCAGAGAGACGATCCCCCCTGGTCAATCGCAGGAAGGCTGCACTCGATGTACCACCACAGCTGGAGAAATCAGGAGAGACTAACGATTCAGAGACCGGTACAAAGTccatggagaaggaaaaggcgAATCCCTTCAAAG CTCCTCAGGTCATCCGTAAGATCAGGGGGGAGCCTTTCTCTGACACAGCGGGACACTTGAAGCTTTGGTGCCAGTTTTTCAACGTGCTCAGTGACTCCACAATCAAGTGGTATCGAGACGAAACTGAGATCGCGGAAGTGACCAGAAG GTCAGGAGACGAGACCCAGGTGGCATTAGCCATTGTCCAAGCATCCAGCAGGGACTGTGGGGTGTACAGCTGTTCAATTAAGAATGAGTTTGGGGCAGACTCCACGGACTTCCTGCTCAGTGTCGACA TGCTGTCAGAGTTCTTCCTGCGAGAAGATCTGGGAA TTGGGGAGGAGGTGGAGATGACACCGATGACCTTCAACAAAGGCCTGGCTGACTCTGGCTCCTGGGGAGACAAGTTCTTTGGACGTATTGTGATACAGGAGGCCCACTTAGGAGGGAGCTGTACTCACAAGGCCTGCAGGGCAAAGGTCATCTATGGATTAGAGCCCGTCTTTGATTCAGGGAGCACCTGCATCATTAAAGTACGAAACCCCATTGCATATGGGACCAAGGAGGACAGCAATCTGACTGAGCGAAACTTAGACATTACCAAGGAG GACTGCAAGGTGCAGAACATGGCTCGAGAATACTGTAAGATATTCGCTGCTGAAGCGCGGCTGATAGAAGGCTTCGGGCCGGCACTGGA AGTCATTCCCCTCTACCTGATTTACCGGCCTGCTAACTCTGTGCCCTATGGCACTGTGGAGGCTGACCTGAAGGGTGTGTTTCTCCGGTACTCGCTGATGGACAGTGCAGGCCGGCTGATCATGAGAAACGTGTCCCTGCTGGAGCAGAAGTGCTGTGCTTTCCAGCACTGGATCCACCAGTGGACCAATGGCAACCTGTTAGCCACTCATCTGGAAG GAGTGGATCACAAGATAACTAACATTGGAAtagcaacaaaaacaaaagg GTATCAGGGCTTCTCAGACATTGCAAAGCCACAGCTGTTCCAGCAGTTTGTTGCTCAGCACCAGTGTAACCAGTACTGTGGTCTCTTGGGTCTACGCTCACTGAAAACCACTGACTCCCTGCAGCCACCAGCCAAGCCCAAGGGCTCCCGGAGCCCCCTGCAGGGACGGAAACTGGGTCCTGGGTCCTCAAgcccacaggcagccagaaaagCTACCTCTAGCCCCAAGGTAGCCAGGAAAACAGAGTCTGGGGAATCAACAGCAAAGCATAAAACTGTGGAGCCCCCCAAGATTGTCAGAATGAGGTAA